From Caldanaerovirga acetigignens, one genomic window encodes:
- a CDS encoding ABC transporter ATP-binding protein gives MLSVKNLYFSYTNDEHYAIFDLNFEIEKGEIFGFLGPSGAGKSTTQKILTGLLPLQKGEASIAGINIKKPTEKFFNIIGVCFEQHNVYKKLTGLENLEFYRRMFTVPTEEPIKLLRMVGLEKDAKKRTGEYSKGMMQRLVFARSMINNPKMWFLDEPTSGLDPNTASIIKEIIWQKKKEGVTVFLTTHNMYIADELCDRVAFINNGKIVLIDAPRNLKLKYGKNMVRVEYKEEGVLKRELLSMESDEDKERLNYLIKEKDIETVHSQEATLEEIFIKVTGRGLS, from the coding sequence ATGCTTTCCGTAAAAAATCTTTATTTTTCATATACTAATGACGAACATTATGCGATTTTTGATTTAAATTTTGAAATTGAAAAGGGGGAGATTTTCGGATTTTTAGGGCCCAGCGGGGCAGGGAAATCTACAACGCAAAAAATTTTAACCGGGCTTCTTCCTTTACAAAAGGGTGAAGCAAGCATTGCAGGTATAAACATTAAAAAACCTACCGAGAAATTTTTCAATATTATAGGGGTATGCTTCGAACAGCACAATGTTTATAAAAAGTTGACGGGTTTAGAAAACCTGGAATTTTACAGAAGGATGTTCACCGTGCCGACCGAAGAACCCATTAAACTTTTAAGAATGGTAGGATTAGAAAAAGACGCAAAAAAGAGAACCGGAGAATATTCAAAAGGCATGATGCAGAGGCTGGTTTTCGCGAGGTCTATGATAAATAACCCCAAAATGTGGTTTTTGGATGAGCCAACCTCAGGTTTAGACCCAAATACGGCGAGTATTATAAAAGAAATAATATGGCAAAAGAAAAAGGAAGGGGTAACCGTTTTTTTAACAACCCACAATATGTATATTGCGGATGAACTGTGCGATAGAGTTGCTTTTATTAATAACGGGAAAATAGTCCTTATAGATGCTCCTCGAAACTTAAAATTGAAATACGGAAAAAACATGGTAAGGGTAGAATATAAGGAAGAGGGAGTTTTAAAAAGGGAATTGCTGTCAATGGAAAGCGATGAAGACAAGGAGAGATTGAATTATTTAATTAAGGAAAAAGATATCGAGACGGTTCATTCTCAGGAAGCAACCCTTGAAGAGATCTTTATTAAGGTGACGGGTAGGGGGTTGAGTTGA
- a CDS encoding ABC transporter permease: protein MFKRLFSLLKKDLIIAYRNFFFLIVGATALLFALLTNYVFPEEINIEPKVFYYIEDKSSSNEAVSRVIEKAKLENNKIFEVNSIKELEEKMNRDFNSIGMIIKNSSKKPEIEFIFQGYENQKIRNVLLLSFKQEILKNMNITMPELLTLPLNKYSIVEEIPFNKMMIPAFIVMESILLGYFLIAALIFMEKEEGTIKALFVAPAKITEYLFSKVILMVILGIISCLILTFLTMGYKVNYLWLIIYLILGSIAAALLGLILASSFDNISQASVWIIAISVLFSLPFLSYFYPNFAPNLVKVIPTYYLLFTAREIIFPTGNSGILWTGIMGLVIFNIIGFILTAKLYRKYLL from the coding sequence GTGTTTAAAAGATTATTTTCCCTGCTTAAAAAGGATTTGATAATTGCCTACAGGAATTTCTTTTTTTTGATCGTTGGGGCTACGGCATTGCTTTTTGCGCTATTAACCAACTACGTATTTCCGGAGGAAATAAATATAGAACCCAAGGTTTTTTACTATATAGAAGATAAAAGCAGTTCTAATGAAGCCGTCAGTCGTGTAATAGAAAAGGCTAAGCTTGAAAACAACAAAATATTTGAGGTAAATTCAATAAAAGAATTGGAAGAAAAAATGAACAGGGATTTTAACAGCATAGGTATGATAATAAAAAATTCTTCGAAGAAGCCTGAAATAGAGTTTATCTTTCAGGGGTACGAAAATCAGAAAATAAGAAACGTATTACTATTGTCTTTTAAACAAGAAATATTGAAAAATATGAATATAACTATGCCTGAATTATTGACACTACCTTTGAATAAATACAGTATCGTAGAAGAAATACCCTTTAATAAAATGATGATTCCGGCTTTTATAGTAATGGAATCTATTCTGCTAGGATATTTCCTTATAGCCGCCTTGATTTTTATGGAAAAAGAGGAGGGGACCATTAAGGCTCTTTTTGTCGCACCGGCAAAAATTACCGAATACCTTTTTTCTAAAGTAATTTTAATGGTTATCCTTGGGATTATTTCTTGTTTAATCCTAACATTTCTCACGATGGGCTATAAAGTAAATTATTTGTGGTTAATAATTTATTTAATCCTGGGGAGTATTGCGGCAGCTTTGCTGGGACTGATTTTGGCGAGCTCTTTTGATAACATTTCTCAAGCAAGTGTATGGATAATCGCGATAAGCGTGCTATTTTCCCTGCCTTTCCTTTCATATTTTTATCCAAATTTTGCTCCTAATTTGGTAAAGGTTATTCCTACCTATTATTTGCTCTTTACCGCAAGAGAAATTATTTTCCCAACGGGGAATTCTGGTATTTTGTGGACGGGGATTATGGGTTTGGTTATTTTCAATATTATAGGTTTTATTCTTACCGCGAAACTTTATAGAAAATACTTGCTATAG
- a CDS encoding ABC transporter permease — translation MRRILNIFKRDLSGSLRDSLLLYMTVAPVILALVLRFFITGADAAALQFAVYKNVEGKVIEELRKYGTVEVFEDKEGVEKRIWGPDDVAGIIKVGNDYRIILEGNESGDTKELSQMIMKDILYPKDIGVNFVVKDLGRKNSLVAVVEAASLFIMLFTLCGAVIGFNIIEEKESQTLSALSVTPMRGYEYIIGKSLTGILLPLILGYILIWLLGIKNIDLGKLFVMTLCGTIIAVLVGFLVGSLSGNQIAGIANLKVLGIILSGSVVGALMLPESKQIFLYWIPTYWSFKGFYGIFIGNISWRQIIIYNAWVVGLSIFILSIIRRIPKLSYKGE, via the coding sequence ATGCGAAGGATTTTAAATATATTTAAAAGGGATTTATCAGGCAGTTTGAGGGATTCGCTGCTTTTGTACATGACAGTAGCACCCGTTATTTTAGCTTTGGTATTAAGGTTTTTTATAACCGGAGCTGATGCTGCAGCGCTGCAGTTTGCGGTATATAAGAATGTCGAAGGAAAAGTGATTGAAGAATTGAGAAAATACGGCACTGTGGAAGTTTTTGAAGATAAAGAAGGCGTTGAAAAAAGGATCTGGGGTCCAGATGATGTTGCGGGAATAATTAAGGTCGGGAATGATTACAGAATAATTTTGGAAGGGAATGAATCTGGGGACACAAAAGAGCTTTCTCAAATGATAATGAAGGATATCCTTTATCCTAAAGATATTGGGGTAAATTTCGTTGTAAAGGATTTGGGAAGAAAGAATTCTCTTGTTGCGGTAGTTGAAGCAGCCTCGCTCTTTATAATGCTTTTCACATTATGCGGAGCGGTAATAGGTTTTAATATAATTGAAGAAAAAGAATCCCAGACTTTAAGTGCTTTGTCCGTTACTCCGATGAGAGGATATGAGTACATTATCGGTAAGAGTTTGACAGGTATATTACTCCCGCTTATTTTGGGGTATATTCTTATCTGGCTCCTTGGGATAAAAAATATAGATTTAGGGAAGCTTTTTGTAATGACTTTATGTGGAACTATAATAGCCGTTTTAGTGGGCTTTTTAGTGGGTTCTTTAAGCGGAAATCAGATTGCGGGGATTGCAAATTTAAAGGTGCTCGGCATAATTTTATCAGGCTCAGTAGTAGGTGCTTTAATGCTTCCCGAAAGTAAACAAATTTTCCTTTACTGGATTCCCACCTACTGGTCTTTCAAAGGGTTTTATGGTATTTTTATAGGAAATATTTCTTGGAGGCAAATAATCATTTACAATGCATGGGTTGTTGGGTTAAGTATTTTCATATTATCTATAATTAGACGAATACCTAAATTATCGTATAAAGGCGAATGA
- a CDS encoding glycosidase: MLLKDTTREVKKLIENMKNEKIDVVIGIPFFNEEETLKKLLETARNSLVAGGYKKLIVCAGDPAGKEIAKSIATCEGREVLCFTMPDEAKGKGFSTRVIFEAARMLESDVILLEADLKSGQKEGITPQCIEGLYNPISGEYEMAVASFVRSPFEETTGRLFMSPLLIAFYGVSVSDPLSGVYAFSHDLVEDLCKEFDQCSEHLGGYGITPWFVMTAIKWGRKICEVKLGRKISPPSLYQKRNIVFKAVSRTVFECILRDEEIWQDEFVVKKPDVFYAVDEVKKDALSEELNVDIYIESFKNNFKRNERLFEALLEKDTCEVLKKIASSEKSSFRFPAQIWAKVVLEFLTAFSTNGEVLKEDIIDALAGVYDGMVAGYANEVLKLDSALKKIGADERDIIDSKVKSLAEYQEKAFLSERRNFRLLFEKRRAGVKPLITPLDYLEFVPGVPIVLPKKLRGYLGKEIYPNEIFKRLQRKYSRAFEDYIRNILEITEKTPKAIIGCFENFLGELERVVNRIFPGDLSTEEGILQVCQKIFEVFPHKKVLGVKWDVLRKLLYEFPPRNLLVRLNFRNMRELMDNVDVRDILTLAQFTERPEYFAHIYEWLQDNLRPDSFEEVELLPLVLSREKIPVLNDWADISRYSRLTARIAVVNLGKGMGGKYPKLRYFTRIAKSIIEAEHYSKIWEIYTKERREVGQKFVNSITKHYGREIFSAHRVFENWHQREFVARLKEFARKIEGEGKKREAVFLLKMAEGYGLGLTLEDGTFLPCSAWTWASFSFKGGEGVPTPLSLHVERDWFNHDLLEEIYRELGYDPEEIMNQVFQLISLGREYQDLLDMLLGIKPPKEEVVVQELEDWPPAGKLERYEKNPILNPIKEHWWENRYVLNAASLRINNKVYLLYRAFGQDEVSRIGLAITDGYNVLERLKHPIFVPETREELRGCEDPRVVVIDGEIVMLYTAYDGVVAQIAAASISVEDFLKRNFDRWKRRGLAFPGVWDKDAILFPEKIKGNYVIYHRIEPSIWVAYSDKLTFPWPHEGHKIIMGPRAGMMWDSLKIGAGAQPLKTKYGWLLIYHGVDHEMVYRLGVVLVDLNDPGRVLYRSPNPILSPETEYEVGEKGQSWVPNVVFTCGAVPAEDKEVLSEDDEILVYYGAADTSVCVAKGKVGDLIPEKVRQRLKSKYILE; this comes from the coding sequence ATGCTTCTTAAAGATACAACAAGAGAGGTAAAGAAACTTATAGAAAATATGAAGAATGAAAAAATAGATGTAGTAATCGGTATACCCTTCTTTAACGAGGAGGAGACCCTGAAGAAGCTTTTAGAAACGGCAAGAAATAGTCTGGTTGCCGGGGGGTATAAGAAGCTCATTGTATGTGCAGGAGACCCCGCGGGAAAGGAAATTGCGAAAAGTATCGCAACGTGCGAAGGACGTGAGGTCCTTTGCTTTACAATGCCGGACGAAGCGAAAGGCAAAGGTTTTAGCACGAGAGTCATATTTGAAGCGGCCCGAATGCTGGAGTCAGACGTAATCCTGCTTGAGGCCGACCTGAAAAGTGGACAAAAAGAGGGAATTACTCCACAATGCATAGAGGGATTATACAATCCCATTTCTGGTGAGTACGAGATGGCTGTTGCAAGCTTCGTGAGAAGTCCCTTTGAGGAAACTACGGGAAGGCTTTTTATGTCCCCGCTCCTTATAGCTTTTTACGGCGTAAGCGTTTCTGACCCTTTGAGCGGAGTATATGCATTTTCCCATGACCTGGTAGAAGACCTATGCAAAGAATTCGACCAGTGTTCTGAGCACTTAGGCGGTTATGGAATAACTCCATGGTTTGTTATGACAGCTATAAAGTGGGGGAGAAAAATATGTGAAGTAAAATTGGGCCGAAAAATATCTCCCCCCTCACTTTACCAAAAGCGCAACATAGTTTTCAAAGCGGTGTCGAGAACCGTTTTCGAATGTATATTGCGCGACGAAGAAATTTGGCAGGATGAATTTGTAGTGAAAAAACCGGATGTTTTTTATGCAGTGGATGAAGTAAAAAAGGATGCGCTTTCTGAGGAGCTAAACGTAGATATTTATATAGAGTCTTTCAAGAATAATTTTAAGCGCAACGAGCGCCTCTTTGAAGCCCTGCTGGAGAAGGACACGTGTGAAGTTTTAAAGAAAATCGCATCCTCAGAAAAGAGCAGCTTTAGGTTTCCGGCTCAGATTTGGGCGAAAGTCGTCCTTGAATTTTTAACTGCTTTTTCAACGAATGGGGAAGTGTTAAAAGAGGACATCATAGATGCACTTGCCGGCGTTTACGACGGCATGGTAGCGGGATACGCGAATGAAGTTCTAAAACTAGATTCGGCTTTGAAAAAAATAGGAGCTGATGAAAGGGATATAATCGACTCAAAAGTAAAGAGCCTGGCAGAATACCAGGAAAAAGCTTTTTTAAGTGAAAGACGCAACTTTAGACTCCTCTTTGAAAAAAGGCGCGCTGGAGTAAAACCGTTGATTACACCTCTTGACTATCTGGAATTCGTGCCGGGAGTCCCTATTGTGCTCCCAAAAAAATTAAGAGGTTATCTTGGCAAGGAAATATATCCCAACGAAATATTCAAAAGGCTGCAGCGAAAATATAGCAGAGCTTTTGAAGATTACATAAGGAATATCCTTGAAATAACCGAGAAAACCCCAAAAGCAATAATCGGATGCTTTGAAAATTTCCTGGGCGAACTTGAAAGGGTAGTTAACCGCATTTTTCCGGGAGACCTCTCCACTGAAGAAGGTATATTACAAGTATGTCAGAAAATTTTCGAGGTCTTTCCCCACAAAAAGGTGCTTGGCGTCAAGTGGGATGTGCTGAGGAAACTCCTTTATGAATTTCCTCCGAGGAATTTATTGGTAAGGCTTAACTTTCGCAACATGCGCGAGCTGATGGACAACGTGGACGTAAGAGATATATTAACTTTGGCCCAGTTTACCGAACGGCCCGAATACTTTGCTCATATTTACGAGTGGCTTCAGGACAATCTGAGACCTGACAGCTTCGAAGAAGTAGAATTGCTCCCCCTGGTGCTCAGCAGGGAAAAGATACCAGTTTTGAATGACTGGGCCGACATTTCGCGCTACAGCAGGTTGACGGCAAGGATAGCCGTAGTTAATCTGGGCAAGGGGATGGGAGGCAAATACCCGAAACTCCGGTATTTTACGAGAATAGCCAAGAGCATAATCGAAGCCGAACATTATTCCAAGATATGGGAAATTTACACTAAAGAGCGCAGAGAAGTTGGTCAAAAGTTCGTAAATTCAATAACAAAACATTACGGGAGGGAAATTTTTTCTGCTCACCGTGTCTTTGAAAACTGGCATCAGAGGGAATTTGTAGCAAGGCTTAAAGAATTTGCAAGAAAAATTGAAGGAGAAGGAAAGAAAAGGGAAGCAGTGTTCCTTTTAAAGATGGCCGAAGGTTACGGTTTGGGGCTCACTCTGGAGGACGGGACTTTTCTGCCGTGTTCTGCCTGGACATGGGCCAGCTTCAGCTTCAAAGGCGGAGAGGGGGTGCCGACTCCGCTTTCGCTGCACGTTGAAAGAGATTGGTTTAACCATGACTTGTTGGAAGAAATATACAGAGAGTTGGGATATGACCCCGAAGAGATAATGAATCAGGTTTTCCAACTGATAAGCCTTGGAAGGGAATACCAGGACCTGCTGGACATGCTTTTAGGGATTAAGCCGCCTAAAGAAGAAGTAGTAGTACAGGAATTGGAAGATTGGCCGCCGGCAGGTAAGCTTGAAAGGTATGAAAAAAATCCGATTTTAAATCCCATAAAGGAACACTGGTGGGAAAATAGATACGTGCTTAATGCTGCAAGCCTGAGGATAAATAATAAGGTTTACCTGCTTTACAGAGCTTTTGGTCAGGACGAAGTGTCAAGGATAGGCCTTGCCATAACTGACGGGTATAACGTCCTGGAAAGATTAAAACACCCTATTTTCGTTCCGGAAACCAGGGAGGAATTAAGGGGATGCGAAGACCCTCGTGTGGTCGTTATAGACGGCGAGATAGTAATGCTTTATACGGCTTACGACGGGGTTGTGGCGCAGATAGCCGCTGCGTCGATTTCAGTGGAAGATTTTTTGAAACGCAATTTCGATCGGTGGAAAAGGAGAGGGTTGGCATTTCCCGGCGTGTGGGATAAAGATGCCATACTGTTCCCGGAAAAAATCAAAGGGAATTACGTAATATACCACAGGATAGAACCTAGCATCTGGGTCGCCTATTCCGACAAATTGACGTTTCCCTGGCCTCACGAAGGCCATAAGATAATCATGGGACCGCGCGCTGGAATGATGTGGGACTCCCTGAAAATAGGAGCAGGGGCGCAGCCTTTAAAAACAAAGTACGGATGGCTTTTGATATACCACGGAGTCGACCATGAAATGGTATACAGGCTAGGAGTCGTACTGGTTGACCTGAACGATCCCGGAAGAGTGCTGTATCGTTCGCCAAACCCGATTCTTTCGCCGGAAACCGAATACGAGGTCGGAGAAAAAGGCCAGTCTTGGGTGCCTAATGTGGTGTTCACGTGCGGGGCGGTGCCTGCCGAAGATAAGGAAGTTTTGAGCGAAGACGATGAAATCCTCGTATACTACGGGGCCGCCGACACCAGCGTATGTGTAGCAAAAGGTAAAGTTGGCGACCTCATACCGGAAAAGGTAAGACAGCGCCTGAAAAGCAAATATATTTTAGAATAA
- a CDS encoding glycosyltransferase family 4 protein, with protein MNLAILSTYPPRECGIASFAKDLRDNLALWGQNVKILAITDNGSSYSYPPEVVVELHEESKEDFAASAEYINSSYTDLVLLEHEYGIFGGCDGNYVLDFVAHLKKPFILNTHTVLSQPTISQKGILIKLGQSASAVICMTRRSAELLHEVYKIPLNKIYVVPHGVPVFREKPRERLKEAYGVSGRPVVTTFGFIGPGKGIEIGIKAIAMLKEKYPDILYFIVGETHPKLRKREGEIYRESLEKLVEDLKLHDNVRFVNKFLTIEEIGDYLYMTDVYLTPYPGRHQAVSGTLSYAIGCGRAIVSTSYDYSLEMLANGRGLVASQADPEELAALIDQILKDPVLKSQLERKAGKLGKTMTWPQVAKSYVEIIEEILQNRQGKVIPLKG; from the coding sequence ATGAATCTGGCTATATTATCCACCTATCCGCCAAGAGAATGCGGTATAGCATCATTTGCTAAAGACTTGAGGGATAACCTCGCATTATGGGGTCAAAACGTAAAAATACTGGCCATCACCGACAACGGCTCTTCTTATTCTTATCCTCCCGAAGTAGTGGTTGAGCTTCATGAGGAAAGCAAAGAGGATTTTGCAGCCTCAGCAGAATATATCAATTCTAGTTATACGGATCTTGTACTTTTGGAGCATGAATACGGGATATTTGGAGGTTGCGATGGCAATTACGTTCTAGATTTTGTAGCCCACCTGAAAAAACCTTTCATCTTAAATACTCATACTGTTCTTTCCCAGCCTACGATTAGTCAAAAGGGCATACTTATAAAATTGGGACAAAGCGCATCGGCAGTAATTTGCATGACTAGGCGTTCTGCTGAACTCTTGCACGAAGTTTATAAAATACCCCTCAATAAAATATACGTGGTACCGCATGGAGTGCCTGTTTTCAGGGAAAAGCCGAGGGAAAGGCTGAAAGAAGCCTACGGCGTTTCAGGCAGGCCTGTGGTTACTACTTTTGGATTTATAGGGCCAGGAAAAGGCATCGAAATAGGGATTAAAGCCATAGCTATGTTAAAAGAGAAATATCCGGATATATTGTATTTTATCGTGGGTGAAACCCATCCCAAACTAAGAAAGCGAGAAGGCGAGATTTACCGTGAATCTCTAGAAAAGCTGGTGGAGGATTTGAAACTCCACGATAATGTCCGTTTTGTCAATAAATTCCTTACCATCGAAGAGATAGGAGATTACCTTTACATGACCGATGTTTACCTTACCCCGTATCCTGGCAGGCATCAGGCAGTGAGTGGCACGCTGTCGTATGCGATAGGTTGTGGGAGGGCAATCGTTTCCACCTCTTATGACTATTCACTCGAGATGTTAGCAAACGGAAGAGGGCTTGTCGCGTCACAGGCCGATCCAGAAGAGCTGGCTGCCCTAATAGATCAGATCCTAAAAGACCCTGTTTTGAAGAGTCAGCTGGAAAGGAAAGCTGGCAAACTGGGAAAGACCATGACATGGCCCCAAGTTGCGAAAAGCTACGTGGAGATCATAGAAGAGATATTACAGAATCGCCAGGGGAAAGTCATACCCTTGAAAGGGTAA
- a CDS encoding radical SAM protein, translating to MGYRNLSFEELSRRVKKAVELLSDCAVCAQECHVNRLKGERGFCHTGRYAVVSSWGPHFGEEEVLVGTHGSGTIFFAYCNMACRFCQNCEISHYGEGREMSARELADVMLELQRIGCHNVNLVSPSHCVPQIIEALQLAVKDGLKIPLVYNTGGYDSVQTLKLLDGIIDIYMPDIKFGDDETGRIYASAPGYFTVAKRAVMEMHRQVGDLVVDEKGLAVRGLIVRHLVLPENLARTEEVMKFLAEEISPNTFTNLMDQYYPAHKAHNDPVLSRRITSREYSQALKIARAAGLKRIY from the coding sequence ATGGGCTATCGCAATCTTTCTTTTGAAGAATTATCCCGCCGGGTTAAAAAAGCCGTTGAACTTTTATCCGATTGCGCGGTCTGCGCCCAGGAATGCCATGTAAACCGCCTAAAAGGCGAGAGGGGATTTTGCCACACTGGCCGCTATGCGGTAGTGAGCAGTTGGGGACCGCACTTTGGGGAAGAGGAAGTGCTTGTAGGCACCCACGGCTCCGGCACCATATTTTTCGCCTACTGCAACATGGCCTGCAGATTCTGTCAAAACTGCGAGATAAGCCATTACGGCGAAGGCAGGGAAATGTCAGCTCGGGAACTTGCCGATGTAATGCTGGAATTACAGCGAATCGGGTGCCATAACGTAAACTTAGTGTCCCCCAGCCATTGCGTGCCTCAAATCATTGAGGCTCTGCAGCTAGCCGTAAAAGACGGTTTAAAAATTCCCCTCGTCTACAACACAGGCGGTTACGATTCGGTCCAAACCTTGAAATTGCTTGACGGAATCATAGACATATACATGCCTGATATAAAATTCGGCGACGACGAAACGGGAAGGATTTATGCTTCCGCTCCGGGTTATTTTACCGTGGCAAAGCGGGCGGTAATGGAAATGCACAGGCAGGTAGGGGACCTCGTAGTAGATGAAAAGGGACTTGCAGTTAGAGGTTTGATAGTAAGACACCTCGTACTGCCCGAAAATCTTGCCCGGACAGAAGAAGTTATGAAATTTCTCGCTGAAGAAATTTCTCCAAATACTTTCACTAATCTAATGGACCAGTATTACCCCGCCCATAAGGCCCATAATGACCCCGTTCTTTCAAGACGCATAACTTCTCGAGAGTACAGCCAGGCGTTAAAAATCGCCAGGGCCGCAGGATTAAAACGCATATACTAA
- a CDS encoding riboflavin synthase encodes MFTGIIEEVGIVTKLVGSSSGALITISCKKVLEDLEVGDSVAVNGVCLTARDVRNDSFVADIMPETLRSTTLSELSAGKRVNLERAIKAGGRFGGHIVLGHVDGVGRILRTYPEGNSVVFEIGVPPELMKYIVPKGSVAVDGISLTVQAVSIRGFSVSIIPHTFNATVLQYKNQGDTVNIETDIVGKYVREYLLKLKESTSGKGLSAEMLKSYGF; translated from the coding sequence ATGTTTACCGGGATAATCGAAGAGGTAGGAATTGTTACTAAATTGGTCGGGTCTTCTTCAGGAGCCCTGATTACCATTTCATGTAAAAAAGTACTGGAAGACCTTGAGGTAGGAGATAGTGTTGCAGTCAACGGGGTATGCCTGACAGCCAGGGACGTCAGAAACGATTCCTTCGTGGCCGACATTATGCCTGAAACTTTAAGGAGCACGACTTTGAGCGAGCTTTCGGCGGGTAAACGAGTAAATCTTGAAAGAGCTATAAAAGCGGGAGGTAGGTTTGGCGGGCATATAGTATTAGGCCATGTGGACGGGGTTGGTAGAATACTTAGAACTTATCCCGAAGGAAACTCGGTGGTGTTTGAAATAGGTGTGCCGCCGGAGCTGATGAAATATATTGTACCCAAAGGTTCCGTAGCCGTAGACGGCATCAGCCTGACCGTCCAGGCAGTGAGTATCCGTGGATTTTCAGTTTCTATAATACCCCACACCTTCAATGCTACGGTCCTCCAGTACAAAAACCAGGGAGACACGGTAAACATTGAAACTGACATTGTGGGAAAGTACGTAAGGGAGTATCTGCTAAAACTCAAGGAGAGCACTTCGGGAAAAGGCCTGAGTGCTGAAATGCTCAAGTCTTACGGCTTTTAG
- the ribD gene encoding bifunctional diaminohydroxyphosphoribosylaminopyrimidine deaminase/5-amino-6-(5-phosphoribosylamino)uracil reductase RibD, which produces MERDIFFMKRTLDLAKKGRGTTSPNPMVGAIIVKDGEIVGEGYHRKAGEHHAEVVALAQAGERARGAELFVNLEPCCHFGRTPPCADAIIRAGIKRVVVAMTDPNPLVAGKGIKRLREAGVEVEVGVLEEEARKLNEVFIKYITTGRPFVVAKVAQSLDGKIAMASGESRWITGEPARIKAHEFRSWYDAVMVGIGTVLADDPLLTCRLPGERKSLLRIVVDSWARIPLDARMLECKDGQIIIATTEGADSEKVNALKEKGAEVIKVPAVDGRVDLKRLMEILGSMGITSVLLEGGATLIASFIKENLVDKLLVFQAPLIIGGNGINSIGILPIDQLKQAPRFKFHSAEVIGGDLLLEAYPDPGKGGSSCLPG; this is translated from the coding sequence ATGGAAAGAGACATTTTCTTCATGAAGCGAACGTTGGACCTGGCAAAGAAGGGCAGAGGCACCACCAGTCCGAATCCAATGGTTGGGGCGATAATAGTAAAGGACGGCGAGATAGTCGGCGAAGGCTACCACAGGAAAGCTGGAGAGCATCATGCCGAGGTGGTGGCCTTGGCCCAGGCAGGTGAGAGGGCTAGGGGGGCGGAGCTATTCGTAAACCTTGAACCCTGCTGCCACTTCGGCAGAACACCCCCTTGTGCCGATGCGATAATCAGGGCCGGGATAAAAAGGGTTGTGGTGGCCATGACTGACCCTAATCCCCTTGTAGCCGGTAAGGGCATTAAGCGCTTGAGAGAAGCTGGCGTTGAGGTAGAAGTCGGAGTACTGGAAGAAGAAGCGAGAAAATTGAACGAGGTGTTTATAAAGTATATCACGACTGGCAGGCCTTTTGTCGTCGCAAAAGTAGCCCAGTCCCTTGATGGCAAGATTGCTATGGCCTCGGGCGAATCCAGGTGGATTACAGGAGAACCTGCCAGGATAAAAGCCCACGAGTTTAGGAGCTGGTATGATGCGGTAATGGTAGGTATAGGCACGGTACTTGCTGATGACCCGCTTCTCACCTGTCGGCTGCCGGGAGAAAGAAAAAGCCTGCTCAGGATAGTGGTGGATTCGTGGGCTAGGATACCCCTTGACGCGCGGATGCTGGAATGCAAAGACGGGCAGATAATCATTGCTACCACGGAAGGGGCCGATAGCGAAAAGGTCAATGCTCTGAAGGAAAAAGGCGCTGAAGTGATAAAGGTTCCCGCTGTCGATGGCCGGGTAGACCTTAAGCGGCTGATGGAAATCCTGGGCAGTATGGGGATAACTAGCGTGTTGCTCGAAGGAGGGGCCACCCTTATAGCTTCTTTCATAAAAGAGAATCTGGTGGATAAACTGCTGGTGTTCCAGGCTCCTTTGATAATAGGCGGCAATGGAATTAATTCTATTGGAATTCTTCCCATCGATCAGCTGAAGCAAGCTCCACGGTTCAAATTTCATTCAGCCGAGGTGATAGGCGGGGATCTACTGCTGGAAGCCTATCCTGACCCTGGAAAAGGGGGATCCTCATGTTTACCGGGATAA